CGTGGCTGGGAGCTGGTGCAGCGAGTGTCCACAGGCAGCTGCTGCCCTGGAGCTGGCGCACGGCTGGTTTCACCCTCACCCCCCAGGGGGAAGCCACCCATGCCTCACATGGGGAGCTGAGGCCCTGCGCTGGGCAGCCTCTGGACCCCAGGTCCGTGGGCAGCCTTGCTCCAGGCCGGGGCCTCCTAGGTGAGGCCCTCCCTCCGACCCTGGCTGCTGGCTCTGTGCGCCCTGCAGGAGGTGGCTGTCACCCCAGCCAGACCTGCACACAGTGGTGCTCTGTGAGGATGTGGCCCAGATGAGACAGCAGTCAGCATGGCCCAGGCACTGTCCCCTCTGGACCCCACTTCCCCTGGTTGTCACCAGGGGCTGGTCTGATGGTGGCATCACCCTGAATGGGGTGGGATCACCCTCCGGCCAGTACCCTGCCTGGTTCCAGTGGTGATCTCCCGCCTGCCCCTCCCCTTGCTCCACGGTCCTCAGTGAGGTCCGCCCAGCTGTCTCTGGCCACCTGTCGCTGTCTGTCCCGTCCACCCTCCCAGACTCCATCCTGTGCTCCGGGCCCAGCGTGGTGGCTGTGggtaagaggggctggggaggccgTCTCCAGGGCTGGGGTCCGCTCCCCCGCGCTGCCGCCCCCTCACCTGGGTCTCCCACCCCGGCCCCCTAGGCGCTGAAGCCTTCCTCCTCGGCCCCTCAGGGTCTCCCAGCCCCAGGGAAGGGGGGCCTCCCTTCCTGGGGTGAGGGACCCACTGGAACTAGCAGCCAGAGGCCATGGAGACCTCAAAAAGCAAGGTCTGGGGCTGACTTCAGGTTGGCCCTGTCTgcagcctcggtttcctcacctGCCATATGGGAACAGAGGCCGCGAGAGGAGGCCGGGGCCGTGGGCACGCTGGGACAGGAAGACCCCAGgaccctcctcccctgccctcaaCTACTGTGGCCAGGGCCAGGTGGGTTCTGGCTGCTGGGGGTTGGGCCCCTCGGAACATGGGGATGGCTGAAAGCTTTGGGTGCCAGGAATGGTGGGTGAGGATGGTCAAAGGGAGCCCCCATAGGAGCAAGACCTGGGAGGGGCTCAGACACTGACCAGCTCGTGCTGCTGGCCTTGGACACCAGTTAAAAATAGTCCCTGGGCTCAGAGAACATGAGCTGACCCTGGGGCCCAGGTTCTGGTGTGGGCTGAGTCTTTGACTcattgctgtgtgaccttgggtggaTTCCAGTCCTCTCTGAGCTCCACACTCAGGGATGCTGGGGTCCAGAGAGATAGGCCATGGGGAGGGCCCAGCGTGGTGGCTGTGggtaagaggggctggggagggtgcCTGGGAATGGGCCCTTGCAGGAGGTGACTGTGCTCAGAGAAGGCTGCTGGAGAGAGAGGGACCAGCAACAACTGGGAACTGGCAGAGGGAGGCTGGTGGCCTCCTGTCCTTGGAGGCCCAGGTGGTGAAACTCCTTTTCCCAGCCCCGGTCTGGGCCCACTGCTGCTCCAGTCTACATGACAACCAGAGCCTCGGAGGAGCTGGACGGAGGCCTGGGCAGCTGCCTGGCCAGCGAGGACCTCTCTGCTTTGGCAGATCCCTGCCCAGGCCGGCCTCCAGGGGACAAGCCTCCAGGTACGCTGAGCCAGGTGGCTCACCGCCAGACACCAGGGATTACTGTCCCTCACTGGGCTGGAACTGCTCCCTGCGGCCAGCCTGGTCCCCATTCCTGCCTCGGGGGTCTTTCAGGAGCCCGGAACAGGTGGCCGGCCACATGGATCTGGGTTTGACCCCAGGCGGCCTTTGGAGTCTGGGTGCTTTGGGGCAAGGGCGTCTCTGAGCTCTCTGCAACTGGGAGGCCTCAGGCACTGTTAGCCCAGCGGCAGGGGGcggggtctgacctgggggccctgCCACCTTGCTAAGCTCTCCATTCCCACCCACAGAGACCCCCAGGCTGGGCAACTCCAGCACCTGGCCCCAGGTGAGTGTCTGGGCCCTCAGTTACAGCCCAGGATGCCCTTGGAGTTGAGGACAAATTGGCTAAGAGGGTGTGTTTGTTAGACCCCAGGGAGGGCCGGGCTCCCTTTGAGGAAAGACCTAAGGAAACAATGACCTGGAAAGTCTGGTGATTCCCACAGGACTCTCGGGAGGCCGTGGCAGTGGGGAATGTGGCCACCAAACCCAAGAAGATGGAAAAGGAGCCTGTGGTCAGGgggagcccaggagctgggaaGGAAAAGCTGAAATCTGGAGCAAGTGGGTTTGCAACAGGCATGGGTGAGGCAGGGGTGGGTACAGATTGGCATGGGGGATAGGCTGCAGCCTGGGTCACTAAATTTAGGGGGTCAAGTGACCGGATGCAATGGGGGCTCCTGGATGCCAGTGGCAGGCAGTGCCGGCAAGGGCAGGGGCACCCGCTGAGCCAGAGCCGCGGGGCGTCCAGGGCTCGGCTCACCTGCGAGGAGCTGGTGCAGGACGCAGGTCTGCCCTGCGCCCAGCGCGGGCGGAGGGTGCTGCGGAGCCCAGAGCCGGAGCTCAGAACACCCACCCTGCAGCCCCTCGGAGCGTCCCCGCACGTAAGAAGGCGCAGGCCGCGCCACCGCAGCCGCCACCGCCGCTCCCCGCCCTCGGGGAGGAGCTGCCCTGGGGAGACGTGACCCTCAACAAGTGCCTGGTGCTGGCCTCCCTGGTCGCCTTGCTGGGCTCCGCCTTCCAGCTGTGCCACGGTGAGCCGGGCTCCCCAGAGGTgggatgggggttggggaccAGGACGCCCGCCCCTCAGGGAAGGGCCAAGCACGGCCAGGGCGGGGTCTGGGTGCCTCCTCTCCAGGGTAGGGGCTCTTGCAGGCCGCTCTCCTGCGCCCCTCCCTTGAGCTCCCCCAGTGACCCTGGCCGAGGAccactctcccctccccctgcggCCAAGGCCACGCTCACACCGGCCTCGTGGCCTGGGCTCCCCCTTCCAGCTCCTGCCTCGGGCACCCTCTGGCCCCGCAGGGATCTGCGGGAAAAGAAGGACAGTGGCGCGTTTGCCACAGGACAAAGGGAGGTGCGGGACAGGAGTGCCCTCGCGGCAGAGAGCCCTGCCAGAGGCACAGCCAGGCTGCTCTGTGGTCGGGGCATGGAGCTCTAGGGTGGAGGGAGGGTGGCAGTGGACAGCGTGACCCGTCCTAAGGCCCAGGCTGACTGGCTTTCCCCACCGGTCCCCCAGATGCCATGATGGGGGAGGGGACTGCCCCCACACCTGCCCCTGAGCCCTGGGTCCCTCGGAGTTCTCCCCACAAAGAGCCGGTGACTTCCCTGGTAAGCTTTCCAGCGGCTGCGGGAGGTGGGGCCCCTGTCCCTGTCCAGGAGGAAGGGGTGGGCCGCCTCCAGACCCACGTGCCCGTCTTACAGCCTGAGCCCACCATCCGGGAGCCCCCATCGAGACGGCCCGCTCCCCAGGCGGGGCCACCAGCCCTCCAGGGGAAGACAGAGGACAGTCCCGAGGTCCCCATGACCAAGGAGGCCGCAGAGAAGGCTCCAGGGGAAACTGGGGAGGCCACCAGAGAGGCTGCTGGGGAGGACGGAGGGCCCAAGGAGAGGCGGCGGAAGGAGAGGCCGCGGAGGGAAGAGAGGCCGCCGAAGGAGAAAATCCGAAAGGAGAAGCCGCGGAAGGAGAGGCCGCGGGTCGCCAGGGAGGCCCGGGAAGCCCTGCCCCGACGTTGGGAGGCACGCGAAAGGGGCCATCGGCCCTGGGCGAAGGACCCCAGGTACCCTGAGCCCAGGAAAAGGCAGGTCTGGGTCCCCCCGCGGCACCCTGACGACGAGGAGGACGGGCGTCCAGGCCGACCGAAGCTCCGCGCGGGCAAGGGGCGGGGCTGAGCCGGGCCCGGGTCCCGAGCGCGTCCCGGGTCCCATCTGACTCCCCTCAACGGCCCGAGGCTCCAGCAAAATAAAGCGAGTGCTGCGGCCCGTGCGTCGCCTGCTCCTTCGTGCTTGGACCCCCTGTCTGAATGGCATTGAGCTACCAGGGGTGACTCAGGCCCTGCACTTGAGAAGGCAGAGGAGGCCCTCACGGCTCCCCCAGACGCAGGCGACCCCAGCCGAGTGCATGCTGTTTTTATTGGGGCGATGCTTGAGGTTTGACTAAATATGGGGAGGGGCGCTAGCTGGGGCGCGCTGGAGTCCGTGCAGCGGCGGTCACCGGCAGCCGCACTCGGTGGCCACCATGTTGGGCACGTGGTGAGCGCTAATACGCTCCTCGGATAGGCTAATGAGGAGTTTCCCCGCGTAGGCGGTGGGCACGCAGCAGGGCGGGCGAGCCAGAGCAGCCCCGCGGGCCTGCATCTTCAGCAGCAGAACCACGTGGTTGCCGTAGCGCGGGTTTCGGTCGGACTGCGGCCAGCCGCACTCACCCTGACAGTTATTGGCCTGGTAGGTCTCTGGGATGAGCACAGAGCGCTCGGCGCGCAGGTCCACGCTGAGCTCACGCAGCGCGCACGGCCCGTCCACTGCGCCCGTGGCCCCCGCACTCCGCGGCGCCCGCGCCGAACCGCGCTGATCCCGCCCGCGCCACTCGGCGCGCAATCCCTGCAAGGCCTTCAACAGCAGCAGCGCACGCATTGGGTCCCCGGGGCTGCCAGGGCCCTTAGTGTCACTGGAGTCACCCGGACACAGCTCCAGCAGACGCGCTAGCAATGGGGGCGCTGCAGGCGGCAGGCCCGGGAGTCCGCGGAGCTCCGCGGCCGCAGCCTGAAGCTCGATGGCCACGCGATGCACCAGGCCGGCGGCCCAGGGCGCTGACGCGGGGCCCTGCAGTCGCGTGGGGTCCCCAGAGGTGGCCGCAGCGGGCGGCAGCAACAGCAGTAGAGGCTCCTCGCCATCGAGGAGGCGTTTCAGTGCCGCGGGGTCTGACAGGTTGACGAGGCCCTGCGGGAAACCGGCAAGAGCGCCTGGGTCCAGGGCCAGGCGCGGCGATGAGGCTCGGGTGGGGGACCCTCGCAGCGCGCGCACCAAGCGCGTAAGCGTCTCCAGGAAGGGGTCTGTGCTGGGCGGCAGCTCCTCGGGCTCTGGGGACGACCTGGAACCCGCAGTAGGGGGCGAGGTAGTCTTGAGGGAGTGAGGCCGTGCCGCCTCCACCCCCCTACGCCCCCGGCTCCATGACCGGCACGCACCTGGGCGGCGGGAAGGGCACTATGTCCAACTGGCCATGGGCAGGCAGCGGCGCAGGCCCAGATGGCAGCAGGAAGAGGGCCGGGGTCATTCGCGTGAAGCAGTGGGGGTCGGAACCAAACAGCAGCGCCTGCAGCTGGGCGGTGCTCATGGGGCCACCTGTGGTGGGCGGGCACTACTATGGCTCGGAGATTGGCACCAAGGGCAGCAGCCCCTGCCCAGTCTGCCTACCGTCTCCGTGGGGCCGCAGGGTCAAGGTGAGCCCAGAGCTGCTCCAGGCCTCCGCTGGGCGGTCCACGGCCAGCACCAGATAGCGCGTGTTGTGGGTCGGACAGAGGCCCTGTGGAGACGGGGCTCGGCCTGTTTTTTGGGGGGCGCTGCCGCCCCCAGCCTGGCTATGCACATCCCTTCTCCCCGGTGCCTGACCACCCTTTTTCTCACTCACTGACCCTCTGTGCCTTTCCATTAAACAgagacctcaaaaaaaaaaaaaaaaaaaaaatccagcctcCTCCCCTCAAACAGGGCTCCTGGTGGCCCAGGACTGCCCTTTGCAACTCCCAGATACCTGGGCACCTGGCAGCCCAGCCCCGGTGACAGTCACCTCGGGGCCAGGCCCAGGGTATAGCACCAGCAGCGCCTGCTCATGGGGGCTGGCTCCTCCGGGGGGCTCCTGGAACCTCAGCGAGGGCACTGGTTCCCATGTCACTGCAGCCAGGACAACAGGGACACCTGAGCCACTGAGCCCAAGTGCTCCCCAGGCCTGTTCTGCAACAAGAGCCTCCTCCCCAATTGCAGCCTCTGTCAATCTGTTGGAGGCCAGGAGGTCTAAGGGTACTGTCCGCTCTCCCTGGACACCAGGAGCAGGGGACCTCATCTGAAGGGACAGGAGGTCCCCTTCTTGTTGCTGTCTGGGAAGGAGACCACGTTGGGGGCTGGCTGAAGGCTGAAGGCAAGGATGCACCTTGGGGTTCTCTGGGTCTAGCTCTCCTGGGCTCCCTGGCTGTGGGGAGGGGCCTTCCCTGCTGACCTGGGAGCTCTGCCAGCACTACTGTGGGCAGGAGGGGTGCCCTCACTGTCACTGTGTGGGGGCCATCTGGGAGCCTGGGTATCAGGGAATCCCTTGTTCCTCTAGAGCAGAGACCCACAGCCTCCTCCCAGGGAGAAGCGCGGCCTTGGGAGGGCTTCTACATACCTTCCGCCAGGTGCAGGACCAGCAGCAGACCCCTCCGTTCCCCCAGCCAGGACCCCAGGTGCCGCAGAGTGGGCAGGGCAGTCTGCACGTCGCTGAGGTTGCAGACCCCAAAGGTTGCCAGGTCTTGGGGTTCCCAGCGGGACCTCCCAACAGCCTCCAAGAAAGCGTGTTCGTAGCTGCTCAGGGTTCCCACCACCTGCAAGGGGCCTCTGTTCCCACTGTTGGTCCTGCTCAGTGTCACCAGGCACAGGGGGTCCTGTGGGCCACCAGGCTGCCACATCCAGTCTTCAGGGAAGATGAAGCCCCCCGCTGGCTCCTCTCCTCTGGAGATCTCAACCCTCAATACAGTCCCCATGGCCACCACCAGGGCCAGCTGGCTAAGGAAAGGTGGGCCCTGCATATCGAGTGCTGGAAGGGGCTGGGTGGCCTGGCTTATATGGGTGAGCATGGAATGTGTGGGAAGAGGAAGGCCTCTATCTGCTCCACAGAGTGACCTTGGGGGACAGTGCCCAGCACCCCACACGGAGCAGGGGCACATGGGAGACACAGCCTTCTCAAAGAGCTATCTGTTCTGGGCCCAGCCACCTATCTCTCTCACCAGATAGCCAGGCCTGTGACGGCCCTGGGGACCAAGCTGTCCTTGAGGAAGGGTCCCTCCTAAAGACAGACAGCAGAGGgaccatggggggggggggcatgctTGGAGTGCAGAGGCGcagaaccccacccccacccttgtAGCAGTGGGGTGGTCTCCGAGTCAGCTGGGGCTCCCTGTGCCCTTCCAGCTACACTCTGTCCAGCAGCACCCTGCACATGTCCTGGTGGAGGCCAGAACCCATGTGTGGCAGGCATGGGCCCCCCCACAGCCCTCCCACCCAGCAGTGCCCCATCAGTCAGTCCACTGCACACACGGGGAAGCTGTTTAATGGGCTCCGGGAACAGTAAGTACAAAAGCTCACGACGCCTTCCTGTGGGAACGCAGGGAGAAAGGGGACACCAGATACACAAGGGGGGCAGCTTTTCAGttggttgggggagggggagggatgtTCCCTGGACCTTCCGAGGGGAGAGGAGGCCTCAACATCGGAGGCATAGGAGCTGGGGGGTGCACCCCAGGATTTGACGGGTGAactccaggaggctgagggtggACCCCAGGAGCTGCAGGATGAACcccaggaggctgggggtggACCCCTGGTGCCTGGGGATGTATCCCAGGGGCTGGTGGGTGTACCCCCGGTGCCTGAGGATGAACTGCAGGAGCAGGTGGATGTACTCCTGGGGCCTGGGGGTGAACCCCAGCCGTTGGGGGAGGGTGGACCCCTGGGGCTGGGGGGTGGACCCCTGGGGCTGGGGGGTGGACCCCAGGGGCTGGGGGGTGGACCCCTGGAGCAGGGGGGTGGACCCCTGGAGCAGGGGGGTGGACCCCAGATGTTGGTGGGTGAACCACTGGTGCCGGGGGATGGACCCCGGGAGCTGGAGGGTGGACCCCAGGAGCAGGGGGGTGAACTCCAGATGTAGGGGGGTGGACCACTGGTGCTGGAGGATGGACACCAGGAGCTGGTGGGGGCAGCTGGGGAGGCCCAGGGGGCCCCGAGGGTGCAGGCCCAGTGGGGGGCATGGGTGGCAGGGGCAGGCCTCCTGGTGGAGGCGGGGGCAAGGACTCTGGCAGTGGTGGCCGAGGAGGCAGACCATTCATCAACGGGGGTGGAGGCCGCTTCACCCCTGGAGGCCCTGCAGGGAGGCTGGGTGGGGCCGGAGGCTTCTCCATCTTAAAGTGGAACTGAAGGAAGAACTGGAGAGACATGGGAGGTCCTCAGACCCCGTGGCCTTGGAGCTGGGGGGTGGACCACTGGTGCTGGAGGCCTTGGTGTGGGTCCCCGCAGCACCCAGACCCAGGCCCCCATTCACTAACCTGCTTGGTCTCCCTGTTCCAGTGAGTCCAGAACTTGCCCTCAGCCTTGTCGATCTCCCGGCTGGGTACCTAGGGAGGACGAGAGGCCCCAGAGGGCCCCTGGTGTGAGGCAGACTGGGCGCACCCCCATCCGGCCCGCACCAGAGCGGCAGCCTGCGTCGCCCGGACTCACAGCTACCGTCAGCCCTGGACAGCCTAGACCCAGCAAAGCCACAAAGTGGAGGCCTCACAGCTGAGGCGCTCGGCCCACCTGGGGACCCCAACTCTTCATGGAACAGCAGTAGTCACAAGAGGGAGACCCCCAACGGGCAGTGCCCGTGCTGGAGGCCCATCTCCAGCGTGCAGTGGCTAATGGGGACCCTCCTGCCCTGTACACACTCTCgtgggggaaggaggagaccCCAGAGGCCCGACTACCTTGAAGGCGATGGTCTCATAGGGCTCGGCAGCCATCAGCAGGTACTGCCAGCGCCGGTCCGGAGGCTCAATCCTCTGCTCGTAGGCAGACATGAAGCGGTGGCGAGGCATGATGCCCTCGGCGATCTCCGGGTAGTCGATCTGCGGAATGCAGCCAGTGGCAACGCTGCTTCTCAGCCAGTGCCTCTggggcccctccctccctccctcccagccctgggcCCCACCTCACCTGGAACAGGAGGCTCTGCTGGCCCATCTCTGTGTCCCTCTGCTTGGTCACTGCAATAATGGGGCTCTTAGGTCCAGGGTACTGGTCCTCCCCGAGGGTGGTCTAATACTGCCCACCCACCAGGGGAATGGGTCTTGGGCAGGCGCCTGGGCTGGCCAGGGTGGCTGGATAGGCTCTGCCACAGGGAGGGCTCGGGTGCACAAGGTGGCGTCACACCATGCCGTGCAGTGCTCCACCACAACTCCTGGGGGCCTTCACGgcaggccacatccccagacatcaGGACCCCGGAGTACAGCAGGGACTCTGGGGCCAGGAGGGCTCTCTGGGCCACCTCACTGGGATCCAAGTGGGGCCGACCTGAGTCCCAGTCCTGCGCATGGGGTAAGCAAGAGGAAGCTCCTATACTGGGATAGGACAGTGTGCCCCAAGAAAGGCTGCTGGAGGTGGCAGCTAAATCCCAAAGCTGACCACAGCCCATCGCCGTTTCCTCACCACACATCCAGAGCCCTGGTTGTGGCCTACCGCCTGGGTTCTGCTATCCAGCCAGCCCTTGCTCCCCAGGCAGGCCGTCTCAGGCCTCTGCTCTGTGGACCAGTTCACAGAACATCCCACCTCTTAAGAACCTCTTAAGAACTGCTCAACGGCCGATCCGCCTCCCTAACTCGCGGGAACGCGCTTCTGTGTTCTTACTGGTCACTCAGCCAGCTTTCCAACCCTTGTAACCCCTGGTCCTCGACAAGTTGCTCCTGAagtttcctctcttccttcccctttagAGGTTATGAGGAGCCTACATTCAAGTTCAAGTTGAAACGAAAAGGCCGCCTGGCCTCACTGGCCCCTCCTGCCGCTTTCCCTTCCCATGTGCCCCCATGATGCCCCAGGGACACAGAAAAGAGTCAGGACTGAGGGTCTGGGGCACACACAAAGCTAGTGTGGCCAGCTGGGGAGTGGTCCCAGTTGGGACAGAAAAGGGAGCTGCTGGCGGGGGGAGGATGGGGATCAGTGCTGGTCAAGTCCTGGCAACAGAGGCCGAGGCCACAAGCCACGAGGGGACTGCTGTGAAAGGCCAGGGGATAGCAGCTGTGGCCCAGGGTTCTGGGGCCAAAGAGCTCGTTCACTCTGGGCAGCAGCTGTGGCCTGCTGGTCATTCCCACAGACACACCTTTGTAGCCTGGGCGGCCAATCTTCACAAACTTCTTCACCTCCACCTTGACCTTCTCTGGCGCTGGCTGGGCAGGGGCCTCCTTGGCCTCCTTGGCTGCTCTCCGGGCCCTGAGGGCAGGACAAACAAATGCTGCAGCCCCTGCAAACACAGGCCACCAAGGCCACTGGCCCAGATGCCTTGAGCCCCTGCCCTGACCTTGGAGCTCCTCTACAAGGTGAGGGAGACAAAGAGTGGGAGGTGTGGGAGAGGCCCTGGGGTCAGAATGTAGGGACAGGGACAACCGAGAAGGCCTCTCCCTCTTCTTGTCATGGTCAGCTGGGCCTGCTAGAGTCCTTCAGGGCATGCCGTGCCTCTTGCTCTTCTCAGAGGTCCCAATCCCCCTTTTTTCTTTAGTCTTTATTTTGGTAGTTGGGcgtggacagcatgtctttattttactggTTTATGTTTTTGCAGAGCTAAGGATGGAGCCCAGTGGCTTACACGTGCCAGgagagcgctctgccactgagccccag
This genomic interval from Marmota flaviventris isolate mMarFla1 chromosome 1, mMarFla1.hap1, whole genome shotgun sequence contains the following:
- the Jsrp1 gene encoding junctional sarcoplasmic reticulum protein 1, which codes for MTTRASEELDGGLGSCLASEDLSALADPCPGRPPGDKPPETPRLGNSSTWPQDSREAVAVGNVATKPKKMEKEPVVRGSPGAGKEKLKSGATPRSVPARKKAQAAPPQPPPPLPALGEELPWGDVTLNKCLVLASLVALLGSAFQLCHDAMMGEGTAPTPAPEPWVPRSSPHKEPVTSLPEPTIREPPSRRPAPQAGPPALQGKTEDSPEVPMTKEAAEKAPGETGEATREAAGEDGGPKERRRKERPRREERPPKEKIRKEKPRKERPRVAREAREALPRRWEARERGHRPWAKDPRYPEPRKRQVWVPPRHPDDEEDGRPGRPKLRAGKGRG
- the Amh gene encoding muellerian-inhibiting factor translates to MCPCSVWGAGHCPPRSLCGADRGLPLPTHSMLTHISQATQPLPALDMQGPPFLSQLALVVAMGTVLRVEISRGEEPAGGFIFPEDWMWQPGGPQDPLCLVTLSRTNSGNRGPLQVVGTLSSYEHAFLEAVGRSRWEPQDLATFGVCNLSDVQTALPTLRHLGSWLGERRGLLLVLHLAEVTWEPVPSLRFQEPPGGASPHEQALLVLYPGPGPEVTVTGAGLPGAQGLCPTHNTRYLVLAVDRPAEAWSSSGLTLTLRPHGDGGPMSTAQLQALLFGSDPHCFTRMTPALFLLPSGPAPLPAHGQLDIVPFPPPRSSPEPEELPPSTDPFLETLTRLVRALRGSPTRASSPRLALDPGALAGFPQGLVNLSDPAALKRLLDGEEPLLLLLPPAAATSGDPTRLQGPASAPWAAGLVHRVAIELQAAAAELRGLPGLPPAAPPLLARLLELCPGDSSDTKGPGSPGDPMRALLLLKALQGLRAEWRGRDQRGSARAPRSAGATGAVDGPCALRELSVDLRAERSVLIPETYQANNCQGECGWPQSDRNPRYGNHVVLLLKMQARGAALARPPCCVPTAYAGKLLISLSEERISAHHVPNMVATECGCR
- the Sf3a2 gene encoding splicing factor 3A subunit 2 produces the protein MDFQHRPGGKTGSGGVASSSESNRDRRERLRQLALETIDINKDPYFMKNHLGSYECKLCLTLHNNEGSYLAHTQGKKHQTNLARRAAKEAKEAPAQPAPEKVKVEVKKFVKIGRPGYKVTKQRDTEMGQQSLLFQIDYPEIAEGIMPRHRFMSAYEQRIEPPDRRWQYLLMAAEPYETIAFKVPSREIDKAEGKFWTHWNRETKQFFLQFHFKMEKPPAPPSLPAGPPGVKRPPPPLMNGLPPRPPLPESLPPPPPGGLPLPPMPPTGPAPSGPPGPPQLPPPAPGVHPPAPVVHPPTSGVHPPAPGVHPPAPGVHPPAPVVHPPTSGVHPPAPGVHPPAPGVHPPAPGVHPPAPGVHPPAPGVHPPPTAGVHPQAPGVHPPAPAVHPQAPGVHPPAPGIHPQAPGVHPQPPGVHPAAPGVHPQPPGVHPSNPGVHPPAPMPPMLRPPLPSEGPGNIPPPPPTN